The following is a genomic window from Clostridium fungisolvens.
TTATCAACAAGACTTTTCACAAATCCTACTATTTCATCCATGTATTCAGTTGCTCTAGGGTTTACTGTAGCTCTCTCTATATTAAGAGAATCTGCATCATGATAATATTCATCTATATATCTATCCCCTAGCTCTTTAACTGTTGTTCCTTCTTCATTAGCTTTATTGATCATCTTGTCATCAATATCTGTAAAATTTTGAACAAAATTCACATCAAAGCCTCTATATTCGAAATATCTTCTTATAGTATCAAACACTATAAAAGTTCTTCCGTTTCCTATATGAAAAAAATTATATACAGTCGGTCCACAAACGTACATCCTCACCTTATTTTGTTCAATGGGGATAAATTCTTCTTTTTTATTTGTTAGAGTATTATATATTTTCATCATTAACAACCCTCCCTTTGTGAATTAATTTTATATATCCATTATATTCTTATATATATAAGCCAGCTTCATCAAACTGTTTTTTTACTGTATTATATACATCATCTATATTTATTACATCAATATCTTGAGAATTTCTTAGCTTAAATTCTACTTGACTTTCAGTAATTTTTTTACCTACTGTTATTCTCATTGGTATTCCCATAAGGTCAGCATCCTTAAACTTAACCCCAGCTCTTTCATTTCTATCATCTAGAATTACATCAACGCCTCTTTTTCTAAGAGATTCATAAAGTTCAGTAGCAACCTTCACTTGAGCTTCATCCTTTATATTTACAATAACTACTGCTACTTGATATGGCGCTACAGAAAGTGGCCATACTATACCATTTTCGTCATGATGCTGCTCTATTATAGACGCCATTGTTCTTGTTATTCCTATACCATAACAGCCCATTATAAATGGTTTTTGTTCTCCATTCTCATCGATAAAGTTTGCATTCATAGAAACTGAATATTTTGTTCCAAGCTTAAATATGTGTCCTACTTCAGTTCCTCTAGATATAGTAATTGTCCCTCCACAGTGTGGACATTTTTCGCCTTCAGTTATGTTTCTAAAGTCTCCAACAGTTCCTTCAAAGTCTCTTCCATAGTTTACATTCTCTATATGATAACCAGTTTCATTAGCACCAACTATGAAGTTATACATCCTTGCAACTTCAGTATCAACAAATAAAGCTTCAACCTTAATGCCTATTGGTCCAGCAAATCCAACTTGTGCACCAGTTGCTTTTGCAACAGCTTCATTATCTGCCATTTCTAAATTAGTAACACCACCTAAAGCATTTGCAACCTTTGTTTCGTTTACTTCTCTATCTCCTCTTACCATAACTGCAACTATCTTGCCATCTGCATTGTATATAAGAGTTTTAGCAAACTTTTTTTCTGTAGTATTAAAGAATTTTATAAGTTCTTCTATTGTTCTAGTGTTTGGAGTTTCTATTTTATTAAGCGCCTTTAATTCTTCAACTTCTGCTAGTTCAGGAGTTGGTGCTGCCTTTTCAATATTAGCTGCATAATCGCAAGAACTGCAGAATACAATATCATCTTCTCCAACTTCAGATTTAACCATAAATTCTGCTGAGTTTGATCCTCCAATAGCACCTGAGTCAGCTTCAACGCATTTTGCATCTAATCCACATCTGTTAAATATGTTCACATAAGCCTTATTCATCTTGTTGTAAGATATATCAAGACCTGCTTCATCTTTATCAAAGCTATAAGCATCTTTCATTATGAATTCTCTAGATCTCATTACCCCGAACCTTGGTCTTCTTTCATCTCTGTATTTAGTTTGTATTTGATAAAGATTTACTGGTAATTGCTTATATGATTTTATTTCATTTCTAGCTATATCTGTGAATACTTCTTCATGAGTTGGCCCAAGACAGAAATCTCTTTCGTTTCTATCTTTCAGTCTAAACATCTCTGCGCCGTAAGCATCCCATCTTCCTGATTCTTTCCATAATTCTGCTGGAATCATAGCTGAAGCCAAAAACTCTTGCGCTCCTGCATTATCCATTTCTTCTCTAACAACATCTTCTATTTTTTTTAGTACTTTAAGTCCAAGTGGCATATAATTATAAATACCTGATGCCATCTTTCTCATCATACCTGCTCTTAACATAAGCTTATGGCTATCTATTTCAGCTTCTGCAGGTACTTCCCTTAGTGTAGAAACTAACATGTTTGACATTTTCATTTGCATATCCTCCTCTATCTTTAAAGCAATTATAAAATTACATACTTTTGATTTAAATAAAAAGTGGTTAATATAACCTTACTTTCATTTGCGTTTCTATCCATATTGTTTTTAAAAAAGAATAAAAAAAGTCCACCCTATGCTTAGGGCGAACTTATATCGCGGTACCACCTAAATTTGTACTCAACTAATAATAACGGTATTAGACCGATAGTTTTTACCTACAACTCAGAAGCAGGTTCAAAGCAGGCGAAAATCTTTCAGCCAAGGATTCTCTCTCTGTAAGGTTGCTCTTACTATTCTTCTTCAATGCTTTTCAATATTAAATTTGATTAATTTATTATAACTTCTAAAAAAAAGCATGTCAATATATGAAATTTTCACTTAACTTATTCTAACACATTTCATATATTTACTGAACACTTATACCTCTTTTACAAAGTTTTCTGCTAAAATCAAATCTTCTGGAGTAGTTATCTTTATATTCTTATAGCTACCTTCATATAAAAACACTTTGCCATGATATAGTTCAAAAGCCATAGTATCGTCTGTTACTGATATATTATTTCTTTTTATTTTTTCATGGCATTGTCTTATATCATCATATCTAAAACATTGCGGTGTTTGTACTGCAAATAATGTACTTCTATTTGGTGTTGATAAAGAAAATCCATCATCAGACTTGATTTTAATAGTATCTTTAGGTGTAACTCCTGGTGCTGCTCCACCAAACTCTTTAGCATATATTATACCATTCTCAATTATATCTCTACTAACAAACGGTCTAGCAGCATCATGAATTAATACTATATCGCAATCTTGTATTGATTTTAATCCATTATATACGGAATCCTGTCTTTCTGTTCCTGCCTCAACAATCTTCTTCACAGGCAGATTAAACTTTTCAATTATTTCATTCTTACAATATTGGATCTCATCCTTTTGAGTCACCAATACTACTTCATCTATAGAACTACAATCTACAAAGGCCTTAATTGCATAATATAATATAGGTTTTCCTCCAATATTTATATATTGCTTAGCTATATCAGTTCCCATCCTCTTGCCCTTGCCACCAGCCACAATAATAGCACAAGCCTTCGACATAATAATAACCCCTTTAAACTACTTCTTTCTGTTTCGCAAATATCATTCTTCCTGCAGCCGTTTGGAGTACTGAAGTAACTGTAACATCAATATTCTCTCCAATAAACTTTCTTCCACCTTCAACAACTATCATTGTACCATCATCAAGGTATGCAACACCTTGCCCTGATTCTTTACCATCTTTAACAATTGTTATGGTCATGTCTTCTCCTGGAAGTACTACGGGCTTTATAGCATTAGCCAATTCATTTATATTTAGGACTGGTACACCTTGGAATTCTGCTACTTTGTTTAAGTTATAATCATTAGTTACAACTTTTCCACTTAAGGTTTGAGCAAGCTTTAAAAGCTTAGAATCCACTTCCTGAATATCTGGAAAATCACCTTCCCAAATCTGAACTTCTATACTCAGCTCTTTTTGGATCTTATTCAGTATGTCTAATCCTCTTCTTCCTCTATTTCTTTTTAAGGAATCTGATGAGTCTGATATATGTCTTAGTTCATCAAGAACAAAGCTTGGAATAACGAGAGGTCCTTCAACAAATGCCGTTTGGCATATATCAAATATCCTTCCATCAATTATTACAGACGTATCTAAAACTTTTGGATATCCTTTATTTCCGTGTTTATTCTTTTTGTCTTTGCTTGAACTTCTTTTTAATCCATCAAATAAAGCTATTATATCATCTCTTCTTTTAACAGAAATATCTACTCCAATTACTAAAGCAACAAGGTTAACTACAATGAAGACTACCTGAGCTAATATTTCATGTATCTTATTTAATACTCCATTAAGTGGCAGCATAAATAATGATGCTATTATTAGTGATATTATCGCACCTATCGCACCAAATAATATTTCACTGGCAGTGAGTTTCTGCATACTGCTTTCTATAGCATCTATTAACTTTGATATACCTAGATATAAAAGTGGAGAAACAATAAAAAGTATAAGTCCGAAAATAATAATAAATAAAGAATAAAAAATCAACGCTACTACTGGCATTTTTATAGATGAAAAATTATTTGCTATATAATTCGTTTTTATAAGCCCATCTGCTAAAAAATAGCCAACTACTAATCCAATTATAGTGAAAGTAAGTCTAAAAAGTTTTTTTACCAATATTATTCACCTCCTATTATTTAAGTATTTCCATTATATTGAAATACATTCTTAAAAACAACAATTTTTATAAAATCCTTTAAACAATTATAACATATAGTTTCTAAAAAACATAATGAATAGATTTGAACTTTCTATAAATTACTATTTAAATACCCCCTATAAAAAAAAATAGCAATGCTTTAATATAATATCTAAGGATGATCACATCTTACTTCATTGACAAAATTATCTGAAAATACTTATAATTGAATTAAATATCAAACTAATTTATCAAAAGGAGTGATACCGATGAAAGACGTTATATTCGATGATTTTCAAAATGCTGTGCAGGAATCACTACTAAGACACAAGAGTATTCTTGATATTTTATCTAAATTTCAAGAGTCTAATGCTAGGGTGAATAGAGCTGTGGCTAAAGCTGTAACAAATTGTGGGTGCGTAAAAATTTCTGCTGATAAACAATGTCTTCCTGAAGAGGATGATTCTATAGATGTCTTAGATAAATGTTTAAAAAGTCATCTTGAAGGAGAACTATGCGAAGGCTGCAGAGAAATTATTGAAAGAGAACTTGGTAATAATATCTTCTATCTTACTTCACTTTGCAACTCCTTAGATTTAAACCTTTACGATATATTGATAAAGGAATATGATCGAATAAATACACTTGGGAAATTTACATTTAGATGATGCTTTCTTAATTATTCCCTAAATATTGTATTTTAATAACAACACTTTGTAACTTTTTTAATATTCCAGTGACTTTAAACGTATTCATTGATATGATATTTATAATACTTACTCGTAATCAAAAACAGTATGTTTGTAAGCTTTTTTGTCCCGTATATATAATATCCAAATAATCATACTTTTAGTATTAACTTCACAAAACTTTTATATAATTTTGTAAAACTTATTCTAATAAGCTGTAAATTAGATAAATATATATGATTTTATCTTTCTTAACAATGTGTTAAGTTTTAAAAGTTTTTAATTAGTGAGAGGTATGAAACAAATAAAAAGTTAGCAGGATTATAACCTGCTAACTTTTTATAATTGTTTATTTAATGAAACTTGTTCTTTTATTCTTCTTAACCCATTTCTAATTGCCCTTGCTCTTGCTTCCCCAATACCTTCAACTTTATCTAAATCATCTGTTGTAGCATCTAAAATTGCTGTCAATTCTTTAAAGTGCTTAATGAGATTCTCTATAACAGTTGTAGGAATTCTTGGTACTTTGTTTAGAATCCTATACCCCCTTGGAGAAATTAATGTATCTATCATTGGAACTGACACATATCCTAAAAGCTTACCTATCATATCTAAATCTAGTAATTCTTCTTGGCTAAGCTTCTGCATATCTTTATATATTTCATTATTGTCCATATTAATTTTGCAGTAATCTCTTATTAGAAGTATTCCGTCTTGCTCTATATTTTTTATTAACTCATTTAACTGCATGGAAATTAGTCTTCCTTCATTTCCAAGTTCAACTATATATCTCTCTATCTCTCCTACTATTCTCATTACCATTTCTGTCCTTTGGATAGCAGTAACTACATCAAACAAGGTTACTAAGTCCTGGAACTCTAATAAATTCAGATTATTAATAACTCTATCTAGAACCGCCACATACTTTTCAAGTGTCTGTACAGCCTGATTAGCTCTTGCTAATATAACACTGCTTTCTCTCAATACATATTTTAGCTCACCTTTATATATAGTTATTATATTTCTTCTCTGAGAGATAGCAACTGCTATCATTCCTGTTTGTTTAGCTACTCTTTGAGCAGTTCTGTGCCTTGTTCCTGTTTCAAAAGTCTGTATAGATGACTCCGGCACTAACTGAGCATTTGCACAAATAATCTTTTTTAGATCTGAACTTATTACAATTGCCCCATCCATTTTAGCTAGTTCGTAAATATATGATGGTGAATAATCAGAATTTATGGTAAATCCCCCATCAACAATTCTCATAACCTCTTCAGTGTTACTTAGTACTATAAGCCCTCCAGTCTTAGCCCTTAATATATTTTCAAGACCTTCTCTAAGCTGCGTTCCTGGACCAACTATTTTTAAGATGTTTTTAATTTCTTTATCATTTTCTATTCTCATATATATTTCACCGACCTATCAGAAAATCTTGCTTACTGCTTCCTTTAAAGTTCTGACACCAATTACATTTAGTCCTTCCTTGTTAAGCTTATCTAAGTTTCTATATGGTACTACTACATTGGTAAATCCCATCTTTTGTGCTTCATTCACCAATCTATCACAATTGTTTACTGGTCTTATCTCTCCCGTAAGTCCTACTTCACCAATAATCATCACTTTTTCTAACGCCCCTGCATTTCCCTTAGATGAGGATATAAGTGCTAATGCTATACCTAAATCAGCAGTTGTACCTTCTATATTAAGCCCACCTACTACATTTAAATAAACATCGCTATTATAGAATGGTATCCTTATCTTTTTCTCGAGAACAGCTAAAATTAAGCTAAGTCTTTGATGATCTATACCTACTCCAGTACGCCTTGGCATCACAGCTTTAGTTTCTGTAACTAACGCTTGTATTTCTACAAGTATTGGCCTTGTACCCTCCATAAGTCCTACAACCATAGATCCCTCTTGATTGTAATTAGTGTCCTCTAAGAACATTCTTGATGGATCATAAATCTGAATAAGACCTTCTTGACTCATTTCAAATACTCCAATTTCACTAGTTGTTCCAAATCTGTTTTTCATTGTTCTAAGTATTCTAAATTCTTCTGTTCTTTCCCCTTCAAAAGAAAGTACTGTATCAACCATATGCTCCAACACTCTAGGACCTGCTAATTCACCTTGTTTAGTCACATGTGCTACTATAAACAAAGGTATATTGTTGTTTTTTCCCACTCTCATTATTACATTAGAGCATTCTCTAACTTGAGATACACTTCCAGGTGCAGAAGTAACTCCTTCTTTATATATGGTTTGAATAGAGTCAATTATTACAAAAACAGGTTTTATATCTTCTATATAGCTTTCTATCACATCAAGGCTGGTTTCTGATACTATATATAATTCTTCGGCTTCAACCCCCAACCTATCCCCTCTTATCTTAATCTGCTCTTCTGATTCTTCACCAGAAACATAAAGAACTTTTCCGTATTTTTTTGATATGTTATTAGCAGTTTGTAAAAGCAGTGTGGATTTTCCTATACCAGGATCCCCGGATATTAATGTAAGAGATCCCCTTACAAGGCCACCTCCTAAAACTCTATTGAGTTCAATAATTCCTGTATCATATCTTTCTTTTTCCCCAGATTTAATATCTTTTATTTGTTTAGGAGAACTGGTTTGTCTTGATGGAAAGGATGATTTTTGCGGCTTAGTTTCCTTTACTTCTTCTAGCATAGAATTCCAAGAATTACATTCTGGGCACTTTCCTAACCATTTTGGCGATTCATAACCACATTGCTGACAAACATATAGAGTTTTAATTTTAGCCATTATATCCACCTACTATTTTATCTTTTCCTGTTACATATTAATATTCTTTCATTTTAATAAAAATATAACCATATTTTATCATAATAAAATTTAAATTTTAATTTTTATAACTAAAACATTTTAAAATCTCGAATAAACTTTCAATCTAATGCACATTATCTAGTTAACATTAAACATTATATAATAATATTATGTGTATATTAAAGTATATCATATAAATATATCCTATTTTTTGCTGCATACTCTAAAGAACTATGGTAAACACTTCAAATTACTAGTTTTAGCTACCTTAAAGATTTTATATTTTCTTTTGCATAAAAAATTCGCTAAAGCGACCTTCTTCAGTGAGCTTTTTTAACGCATCTGCTTTTCCGAATGTATATGAGGAAAATCTGGCAGGCGAATAAGTTTTATTTTTTACTTTATATCTATAAAAAACTTATAAAAGCATTGAAATATCTAGGTTTAGATCCCTTGAAAATTTTATAATTTCCTACACAATAAAAAAATGCCACAAACATGTGACATTTTTAATCTATAGTTATGCTCTTTTTATAAACTTAGCTGCTGCTTCATCGATAACAACAACTACATCCCCATGCATTTGTAGCATTGAAGCAGGTGCCTTTGTGCTTATCTTTCCACTTACTAATTGTGCAACTGCCTCAGCCTTATTTTCTCCACTAGCTAAAAGAAGTATCTTCTTTGATTTCATTATTCCACCAATGCCCATAGTTATAGCTTTCTTTGGAACTTCATCTATTGAATCAAAGAATCTAGCATTAGCTTCTATAGTGCTTTCAGCTAATTCAGTTTGGTGCGTACCTTGGTATAAATACTCAGCTGGTTCATTAAAACCTATATGACCGTTTCCACCTATTCCAAGCAATTGAAGGTCAACGCCTCCAAGTTCTGATATTCTTTGGTCATACTCTCTGCATGATGCATCTATATCTTCTGCTAATCCATTAGGAACAAAAGTTTTACTTTTATCTATATTAACATGATTGAATAGATTATCATCCATAAAATATCTATAGCTTTGTTCATGTTCACCACTTAGTCCAACGTACTCGTCAAGATTTACACTAGTTATTTTAGAGAAGTCTACTTTTCCTTCTTTATATAACTTTATAAGCTCCTTATACATTCCAGCTGGAGTTCCTCCAGTAGCAAGACCTAAAACCGCATCTGGTTTGTTATTTATAAAATCAGCAATTTCTCGAGCTGCAATTTCACTCATTTCATCATAATTTTTAGCAATTATTATTTTCATCTAAATTTCCCCTCCCGTGTTGAAATATCTACTTCTAATAAATACTTATCTGATCTGTAGGTAGATTCCTCTACAAAAAGAATCTTTCCATTGTTTGTTATAGTTTTAGAGTATATATTAATCAA
Proteins encoded in this region:
- a CDS encoding DUF1573 domain-containing protein, whose translation is MKDVIFDDFQNAVQESLLRHKSILDILSKFQESNARVNRAVAKAVTNCGCVKISADKQCLPEEDDSIDVLDKCLKSHLEGELCEGCREIIERELGNNIFYLTSLCNSLDLNLYDILIKEYDRINTLGKFTFR
- the radA gene encoding DNA repair protein RadA — translated: MAKIKTLYVCQQCGYESPKWLGKCPECNSWNSMLEEVKETKPQKSSFPSRQTSSPKQIKDIKSGEKERYDTGIIELNRVLGGGLVRGSLTLISGDPGIGKSTLLLQTANNISKKYGKVLYVSGEESEEQIKIRGDRLGVEAEELYIVSETSLDVIESYIEDIKPVFVIIDSIQTIYKEGVTSAPGSVSQVRECSNVIMRVGKNNNIPLFIVAHVTKQGELAGPRVLEHMVDTVLSFEGERTEEFRILRTMKNRFGTTSEIGVFEMSQEGLIQIYDPSRMFLEDTNYNQEGSMVVGLMEGTRPILVEIQALVTETKAVMPRRTGVGIDHQRLSLILAVLEKKIRIPFYNSDVYLNVVGGLNIEGTTADLGIALALISSSKGNAGALEKVMIIGEVGLTGEIRPVNNCDRLVNEAQKMGFTNVVVPYRNLDKLNKEGLNVIGVRTLKEAVSKIF
- a CDS encoding proline--tRNA ligase; amino-acid sequence: MKMSNMLVSTLREVPAEAEIDSHKLMLRAGMMRKMASGIYNYMPLGLKVLKKIEDVVREEMDNAGAQEFLASAMIPAELWKESGRWDAYGAEMFRLKDRNERDFCLGPTHEEVFTDIARNEIKSYKQLPVNLYQIQTKYRDERRPRFGVMRSREFIMKDAYSFDKDEAGLDISYNKMNKAYVNIFNRCGLDAKCVEADSGAIGGSNSAEFMVKSEVGEDDIVFCSSCDYAANIEKAAPTPELAEVEELKALNKIETPNTRTIEELIKFFNTTEKKFAKTLIYNADGKIVAVMVRGDREVNETKVANALGGVTNLEMADNEAVAKATGAQVGFAGPIGIKVEALFVDTEVARMYNFIVGANETGYHIENVNYGRDFEGTVGDFRNITEGEKCPHCGGTITISRGTEVGHIFKLGTKYSVSMNANFIDENGEQKPFIMGCYGIGITRTMASIIEQHHDENGIVWPLSVAPYQVAVVIVNIKDEAQVKVATELYESLRKRGVDVILDDRNERAGVKFKDADLMGIPMRITVGKKITESQVEFKLRNSQDIDVINIDDVYNTVKKQFDEAGLYI
- the nagB gene encoding glucosamine-6-phosphate deaminase, encoding MKIIIAKNYDEMSEIAAREIADFINNKPDAVLGLATGGTPAGMYKELIKLYKEGKVDFSKITSVNLDEYVGLSGEHEQSYRYFMDDNLFNHVNIDKSKTFVPNGLAEDIDASCREYDQRISELGGVDLQLLGIGGNGHIGFNEPAEYLYQGTHQTELAESTIEANARFFDSIDEVPKKAITMGIGGIMKSKKILLLASGENKAEAVAQLVSGKISTKAPASMLQMHGDVVVVIDEAAAKFIKRA
- the ispD gene encoding 2-C-methyl-D-erythritol 4-phosphate cytidylyltransferase — translated: MSKACAIIVAGGKGKRMGTDIAKQYINIGGKPILYYAIKAFVDCSSIDEVVLVTQKDEIQYCKNEIIEKFNLPVKKIVEAGTERQDSVYNGLKSIQDCDIVLIHDAARPFVSRDIIENGIIYAKEFGGAAPGVTPKDTIKIKSDDGFSLSTPNRSTLFAVQTPQCFRYDDIRQCHEKIKRNNISVTDDTMAFELYHGKVFLYEGSYKNIKITTPEDLILAENFVKEV
- the disA gene encoding DNA integrity scanning diadenylate cyclase DisA, which gives rise to MRIENDKEIKNILKIVGPGTQLREGLENILRAKTGGLIVLSNTEEVMRIVDGGFTINSDYSPSYIYELAKMDGAIVISSDLKKIICANAQLVPESSIQTFETGTRHRTAQRVAKQTGMIAVAISQRRNIITIYKGELKYVLRESSVILARANQAVQTLEKYVAVLDRVINNLNLLEFQDLVTLFDVVTAIQRTEMVMRIVGEIERYIVELGNEGRLISMQLNELIKNIEQDGILLIRDYCKINMDNNEIYKDMQKLSQEELLDLDMIGKLLGYVSVPMIDTLISPRGYRILNKVPRIPTTVIENLIKHFKELTAILDATTDDLDKVEGIGEARARAIRNGLRRIKEQVSLNKQL
- a CDS encoding PIN/TRAM domain-containing protein, with the translated sequence MVKKLFRLTFTIIGLVVGYFLADGLIKTNYIANNFSSIKMPVVALIFYSLFIIIFGLILFIVSPLLYLGISKLIDAIESSMQKLTASEILFGAIGAIISLIIASLFMLPLNGVLNKIHEILAQVVFIVVNLVALVIGVDISVKRRDDIIALFDGLKRSSSKDKKNKHGNKGYPKVLDTSVIIDGRIFDICQTAFVEGPLVIPSFVLDELRHISDSSDSLKRNRGRRGLDILNKIQKELSIEVQIWEGDFPDIQEVDSKLLKLAQTLSGKVVTNDYNLNKVAEFQGVPVLNINELANAIKPVVLPGEDMTITIVKDGKESGQGVAYLDDGTMIVVEGGRKFIGENIDVTVTSVLQTAAGRMIFAKQKEVV